From one Streptomyces sp. Q6 genomic stretch:
- a CDS encoding SurA N-terminal domain-containing protein yields the protein MHRRNSRRIALVLTSAAAAVPLLTACGSDAHPGAAAVVGGQRITVSQLESRVNEVRDAQQAATADSAQYEQAIAKTGGLTRNTLHTMVLDRVLHRAATDSGVTVTRKEMQQMRAGLEQQAGGAKQLEVAWLQQYNVAPKRLTESLRTEIEAQKLATTLGADMQTEAGKAAFWKALSQASKELDVDLNPRYGSWDVTKSSRVDAKTPWVKQVTALASEAQQTA from the coding sequence TTGCACCGCCGCAACAGCCGCCGCATCGCTCTCGTGCTCACATCCGCTGCCGCCGCCGTCCCCCTCCTCACCGCCTGCGGAAGCGACGCCCACCCCGGTGCCGCCGCGGTCGTCGGCGGGCAGCGCATCACGGTCTCCCAGCTGGAGAGCCGGGTGAACGAGGTCCGGGACGCCCAGCAGGCCGCGACGGCCGACAGCGCGCAGTACGAGCAGGCCATCGCCAAGACCGGTGGCCTCACCCGCAACACGCTGCACACGATGGTCCTCGACCGCGTCCTGCACCGGGCCGCCACCGACAGCGGCGTCACGGTCACCCGCAAGGAGATGCAGCAGATGCGGGCCGGTCTCGAACAACAGGCGGGCGGCGCGAAGCAGTTGGAGGTCGCCTGGCTCCAGCAGTACAACGTCGCGCCCAAGCGGCTCACCGAGTCCCTGCGCACCGAGATCGAGGCGCAGAAGCTGGCGACGACCCTCGGCGCCGACATGCAGACCGAGGCGGGCAAGGCCGCGTTCTGGAAGGCGCTCTCCCAGGCGTCCAAGGAACTCGACGTCGACCTGAACCCCCGTTACGGCTCCTGGGACGTGACCAAGAGCAGCCGCGTCGACGCGAAGACGCCCTGGGTGAAACAGGTCACCGCCCTGGCGTCCGAGGCCCAGCAGACCGCCTAG
- a CDS encoding cytochrome P450: protein MPELFTWEFASDPYPAYAWLREHAPVHRTTLPSGVEAWLVTRYADARQALADQRLSKNPDHHDEPSHAKGKTGIPGERKAELMTHLLNIDPPDHTRLRRLVAKAFTPRRVAAFAPRVQELTDRLIDQFAAKGEADLIHDFAFPLPIYAICDLLGVPGEDQDDFRDWAGMMIRHGGGPRGGVARSVKKIRAYLVDLIHRKRGALDDGADDLISDLIRASDHGEHLTENEVAAMCFVLLFAGFETTVNLIGNGTYSLLTHPEQREIWHRALAEGDAELLATGIEELLRFDGPVELATWRFATEPLRIGGQEIAAGDPVLVVLAAADRDPERFAEPDTLDLSRRDNQHLGYGHGIHYCLGAPLARLEGKAALATLFTALPDLRLAANPDDLRWRGGLIMRGLRTLPVEFTPRQN from the coding sequence ATGCCCGAACTGTTCACCTGGGAGTTCGCCAGCGACCCGTACCCCGCGTACGCCTGGCTGCGCGAGCACGCCCCGGTGCACCGCACCACCCTGCCGAGCGGTGTCGAGGCCTGGCTGGTCACGCGGTACGCGGACGCCCGGCAGGCCCTCGCCGACCAGCGGCTGAGCAAGAACCCGGACCACCACGACGAGCCCTCCCACGCCAAGGGCAAGACCGGCATCCCGGGCGAGCGCAAGGCCGAGCTGATGACGCATCTGCTCAACATCGACCCGCCGGACCACACCCGGCTGCGCCGCCTTGTCGCGAAGGCGTTCACCCCGCGCCGCGTGGCCGCGTTCGCGCCCCGGGTGCAGGAGCTGACGGACCGCCTCATCGACCAGTTCGCGGCGAAGGGCGAGGCGGACCTGATCCACGACTTCGCCTTCCCGCTCCCCATCTACGCCATCTGCGACCTGCTGGGCGTCCCGGGCGAGGACCAGGACGACTTCCGGGACTGGGCGGGGATGATGATCCGTCACGGCGGCGGCCCGCGGGGCGGTGTCGCCCGCTCGGTGAAGAAGATCCGCGCCTATCTGGTGGACCTGATCCACCGCAAGCGCGGCGCCCTTGACGACGGCGCGGACGACCTCATCTCCGACCTGATCCGCGCCTCCGACCACGGCGAGCACCTCACCGAGAACGAGGTGGCGGCCATGTGCTTCGTGCTGCTCTTCGCCGGGTTCGAGACCACCGTCAACCTCATCGGGAACGGCACGTACTCCCTGCTCACCCACCCCGAGCAGCGCGAGATCTGGCACCGGGCGCTCGCCGAGGGCGACGCGGAGCTGCTCGCCACCGGCATCGAGGAACTGCTGCGCTTCGACGGACCCGTGGAGCTGGCCACCTGGCGGTTCGCCACCGAGCCGCTGCGCATCGGCGGCCAGGAGATCGCCGCCGGCGATCCGGTACTCGTCGTGCTCGCCGCGGCCGACCGCGACCCGGAGCGCTTCGCCGAGCCCGACACCCTCGACCTCTCCCGGCGCGACAACCAGCACCTCGGCTACGGGCACGGCATCCACTACTGCCTCGGCGCTCCGCTCGCGCGCCTGGAGGGAAAGGCCGCGCTGGCCACGCTGTTCACGGCCCTGCCGGACCTACGGCTTGCGGCGAATCCGGACGATTTGCGGTGGCGTGGGGGCCTCATCATGCGCGGACTGCGCACGCTCCCGGTGGAGTTCACACCCCGCCAGAACTGA
- a CDS encoding transglycosylase family protein: protein MLSGNGRHRRPRQAPALIVAAGVTGSAIAIPLLAATSASASTTATWNKLAECESGGQWSLDAGNGYYGGLQFSQEMWEQYGGLEYAARADLASRSQQIAVAEKVLGDKGPSAWPSCSITAGLTKSDDSADVDPGASASPQASESAGSSDDATDDASSASSGEKNHDASDEAGATDEAETSGSSGSSDTPSADTSGDTSGNKLDADEAGADSGDGNNTKDDNSDKSGQSESTSSADPADPESSASATASDDASTAGRHRGDRAADDGTDSRTGEGRHASRGDERGEGAYTVRSGDNLWDIADAQDVDGGWAALYDLNKKEVGSDPDLIIPGQSLDLGLESVEK from the coding sequence ATGCTCTCCGGGAACGGTCGTCACCGTCGCCCCCGTCAGGCCCCTGCTCTGATCGTCGCCGCCGGGGTCACCGGCAGCGCCATCGCGATCCCGCTGCTCGCCGCGACGAGCGCGAGCGCCTCCACCACCGCCACCTGGAACAAGCTCGCCGAGTGCGAGTCCGGCGGCCAGTGGAGCCTGGACGCGGGCAACGGCTACTACGGCGGACTCCAGTTCTCGCAGGAGATGTGGGAGCAGTACGGCGGCCTCGAGTACGCCGCGCGCGCCGACCTGGCCAGCCGGTCGCAGCAGATAGCCGTCGCCGAGAAGGTCCTCGGCGACAAGGGCCCGAGCGCCTGGCCGAGCTGCTCGATCACGGCGGGCCTCACCAAGAGCGACGACTCGGCCGATGTCGACCCGGGCGCGAGTGCCTCCCCGCAGGCGTCCGAATCGGCCGGGTCGTCGGACGACGCCACGGATGACGCCTCGTCCGCCTCCTCGGGAGAGAAGAATCACGACGCGTCGGACGAAGCGGGCGCGACGGACGAGGCCGAAACGTCCGGTTCCTCCGGTTCTTCCGACACCCCGTCAGCCGACACCTCGGGGGATACCTCCGGTAACAAGCTCGACGCCGACGAAGCCGGTGCCGACAGCGGCGACGGCAACAACACCAAAGACGACAACTCGGACAAGTCTGGCCAGAGTGAGTCCACTTCCTCGGCCGACCCGGCCGACCCGGAGTCCTCCGCGTCGGCCACCGCCTCCGACGACGCGTCCACCGCCGGCCGTCACCGCGGCGACCGCGCCGCCGACGACGGCACCGACTCCCGTACGGGAGAGGGGCGTCACGCCTCCCGAGGCGACGAGCGCGGCGAGGGGGCCTACACGGTCCGCTCCGGCGACAACCTCTGGGACATCGCCGACGCTCAGGACGTGGACGGCGGGTGGGCCGCGCTCTACGACCTGAACAAGAAGGAGGTCGGCTCGGACCCGGACCTCATCATTCCTGGTCAGAGTCTGGATCTTGGGCTCGAATCGGTCGAAAAGTAG
- a CDS encoding transglycosylase family protein: MLLSSKGKHRRPSKAVRVATLAGVAGAAVAVPLMGATSASAATTSEWDQVAQCESGGNWAINTGNGYYGGLQFSSSTWAAYGGTAYASTANQASKAQQIAVAEKVLASQGKGAWPSCGVNLSGASANTSAPAAEAPQQSTQPQQAQPKQQERSDSSTTTRSEKRETVTTPTGKTVEKGDGEYKVKSGDTLGKIAEAHGTTWQKVFKLNKDIVKDADLIYPGQQLHLK, from the coding sequence ATGCTGCTTTCCAGCAAGGGCAAGCACCGCCGCCCGTCCAAGGCCGTCCGTGTCGCCACGCTCGCCGGTGTCGCCGGTGCCGCCGTCGCCGTTCCGCTGATGGGCGCCACGTCCGCCTCCGCCGCGACCACCTCCGAGTGGGACCAGGTCGCCCAGTGCGAGTCCGGTGGCAACTGGGCGATCAACACCGGCAACGGCTACTACGGTGGCCTCCAGTTCTCTTCCTCCACGTGGGCCGCGTACGGCGGCACCGCCTACGCGTCCACCGCCAACCAGGCTTCCAAGGCGCAGCAGATAGCCGTCGCCGAGAAGGTCCTCGCCTCGCAGGGCAAGGGCGCCTGGCCGAGCTGTGGCGTGAACCTGTCCGGCGCGTCCGCGAACACCTCCGCTCCCGCCGCCGAGGCCCCGCAGCAGAGCACCCAGCCGCAGCAGGCCCAGCCGAAGCAGCAGGAGCGTTCGGACTCGTCCACGACGACCCGCTCCGAGAAGCGCGAGACCGTCACCACGCCCACCGGCAAGACGGTCGAGAAGGGCGACGGCGAGTACAAGGTCAAGTCCGGCGACACCCTCGGCAAGATCGCCGAGGCGCACGGCACGACCTGGCAGAAGGTGTTCAAGCTGAACAAGGACATCGTCAAGGACGCGGACCTGATCTACCCGGGTCAGCAGCTCCACCTGAAGTAG
- the eno gene encoding phosphopyruvate hydratase: protein MLVPSIDVVVAREILDSRGNPTVEVEVGLDDGSTGRAAVPSGASTGAFEAIELRDGDPNRYQGKGVEKAVLAVIEQIGPELVGYDATEQRLIDQAMFDLDATDNKGSLGANAILGVSLAVAHAASEASDLPLFRYLGGPNAHLLPVPMMNILNGGSHADSNVDIQEFMIAPIGAESFSEALRWGTEVYHTLKKVLKTKGLSTGLGDEGGFAPNLESNRAALDLILEAIKEAGYIPGQQIALALDVAASEFYKDGKYQFEGKERSAAEMTEYYEELVSAYPLVSIEDPLYEDDWAGWHVITEKLGDKVQLVGDDLFVTNPERLARGIEENSANALLVKVNQIGSLTETLDAVELAQRNGFKCMMSHRSGETEDVTIADLAVATNCGQIKTGAPARSERVAKYNQLLRIEEILDDAAVYAGRSAFPRFKG from the coding sequence ATGCTCGTGCCGTCCATCGACGTCGTCGTAGCCCGGGAAATCCTGGACTCCCGAGGCAACCCCACGGTCGAGGTCGAGGTCGGCCTCGACGACGGCAGCACGGGTCGTGCTGCTGTTCCGTCCGGTGCCTCCACCGGTGCCTTCGAGGCCATCGAACTCCGTGACGGTGACCCCAACCGTTACCAGGGCAAGGGTGTCGAGAAGGCCGTCCTCGCCGTCATCGAGCAGATCGGCCCGGAGCTCGTCGGCTACGACGCCACCGAGCAGCGCCTGATCGACCAGGCGATGTTCGACCTGGACGCCACGGACAACAAGGGCTCGCTGGGCGCCAACGCCATCCTCGGCGTCTCCCTCGCCGTCGCGCACGCCGCGTCCGAGGCCTCGGACCTGCCGCTGTTCCGCTACCTCGGTGGCCCGAACGCGCACCTGCTGCCCGTCCCGATGATGAACATCCTGAACGGTGGGTCGCACGCCGACTCCAACGTCGACATCCAGGAGTTCATGATCGCCCCGATCGGCGCGGAGTCCTTCTCCGAGGCCCTGCGCTGGGGCACCGAGGTCTACCACACCCTCAAGAAGGTGCTGAAGACCAAGGGCCTGTCCACCGGCCTCGGCGACGAGGGCGGCTTCGCCCCGAACCTGGAGTCGAACCGCGCCGCGCTCGACCTCATCCTCGAAGCGATCAAGGAGGCCGGCTACATCCCCGGCCAGCAGATCGCGCTCGCGCTGGACGTCGCCGCCTCCGAGTTCTACAAGGACGGCAAGTACCAGTTCGAGGGCAAGGAGCGCTCCGCCGCCGAGATGACGGAGTACTACGAGGAGCTCGTCTCCGCGTACCCGCTCGTCTCCATCGAGGACCCGCTGTACGAGGACGACTGGGCCGGCTGGCACGTCATCACCGAGAAGCTGGGCGACAAGGTCCAGCTCGTCGGCGACGACCTGTTCGTCACCAACCCGGAGCGCCTGGCCCGCGGCATCGAGGAGAACTCGGCCAACGCCCTGCTCGTCAAGGTCAACCAGATCGGTTCGCTGACCGAGACCCTGGACGCCGTCGAGCTGGCCCAGCGCAACGGCTTCAAGTGCATGATGTCGCACCGCTCCGGCGAGACCGAGGACGTGACGATCGCGGACCTCGCCGTCGCCACGAACTGCGGCCAGATCAAGACCGGCGCCCCGGCCCGCTCCGAGCGCGTCGCCAAGTACAACCAGCTCCTGCGCATCGAGGAGATCCTGGACGACGCGGCGGTCTACGCCGGTCGCTCGGCCTTCCCGCGCTTCAAGGGCTGA
- a CDS encoding septum formation initiator family protein — MPGKVRDRDSRDRFSTATRLRLLGEQTAERVYRSQNKRQARRSRLTGRAALLALVLCTLVVALAYPIRQYVSQRGEIEDLQRQQQEAKERVDRLRDEKARWQDDSYAEQRIRERLHMVMPGETGYVVPDPRATQSSRVEQGAADRPWYSNVWDGVDKADQADQAD; from the coding sequence ATGCCGGGCAAGGTCCGTGACAGGGACTCCAGAGACCGCTTCTCCACGGCCACCCGCCTCCGCCTGCTCGGCGAGCAGACCGCCGAGCGCGTCTACCGCTCGCAGAACAAGCGCCAGGCCCGCCGCTCCCGCCTCACCGGCCGCGCGGCGCTCCTCGCCCTCGTCCTGTGCACACTGGTCGTCGCCCTCGCCTATCCCATAAGGCAGTACGTCTCCCAGCGCGGCGAGATCGAGGACCTCCAGCGGCAGCAGCAGGAGGCCAAGGAGCGCGTCGACCGGCTCCGCGACGAGAAGGCCCGCTGGCAGGACGACTCCTACGCCGAGCAGCGGATCCGGGAGCGCCTGCACATGGTGATGCCGGGCGAGACCGGGTACGTGGTACCCGATCCGCGCGCCACCCAGTCGAGCCGCGTCGAGCAGGGCGCCGCCGACCGGCCCTGGTACTCGAACGTCTGGGACGGCGTCGACAAGGCCGACCAGGCGGACCAGGCAGACTGA
- a CDS encoding DUF501 domain-containing protein, translating into MQTPPPQTEPTAPTDADIHAFKEQLGRPPRGLRAIAHRCPCGNPDVVETAPRLEDGTPFPTTYYLTCPRAASAIGTLEANGVMKEMTERLQSDPELAKQYRAAHEDYLARRDAIEVLEGFPSAGGMPDRVKCLHVLVGHSLAAGPGVNPLGDEAIAMLPEWWKKGPCVTPCDGAEVAE; encoded by the coding sequence ATGCAGACGCCTCCTCCCCAGACCGAGCCGACCGCGCCCACGGACGCCGACATCCACGCGTTCAAGGAGCAGCTGGGCCGCCCGCCGCGCGGTCTGCGGGCCATCGCGCACCGCTGCCCCTGCGGCAACCCGGACGTGGTCGAGACGGCCCCGCGCCTGGAGGACGGCACGCCGTTCCCGACGACGTACTACCTGACGTGCCCGCGCGCTGCCTCCGCCATCGGCACGCTGGAGGCCAACGGCGTCATGAAGGAGATGACCGAGCGTCTCCAGAGCGACCCGGAGCTGGCCAAGCAGTACCGCGCCGCGCACGAGGACTACCTCGCGCGCCGTGACGCCATCGAGGTCCTGGAGGGCTTCCCGAGCGCGGGCGGCATGCCGGACCGTGTGAAGTGCCTGCACGTCCTGGTCGGCCACTCCCTGGCGGCCGGTCCGGGCGTGAACCCGCTCGGCGACGAGGCCATCGCCATGCTCCCCGAGTGGTGGAAGAAGGGGCCGTGCGTGACGCCGTGCGACGGCGCGGAGGTGGCCGAATGA